A window from Borrelia sp. P9F1 encodes these proteins:
- a CDS encoding HAD family hydrolase: MIKAVVFDLDGTLYPEIDMNLAMLPEFLGNIRFFFAFKRVRKEIRVLQREKSEPSSRDKLMSMQIEMLAARLGFSTSRCEFLLNKIYYGEAFGSKFKRFKPYSGVRDLIYSLKNRGVKLGVMSDFPIANRVSNLLGIKDGFWDILYSSEDTGYLKPSKMAFLRIMYELGIQGKHILYVGNSYEYDILGAGGALMRTAYLSEKKLSNNMKCDFIFSNYKELQKYILLNM; encoded by the coding sequence ATGATAAAAGCTGTAGTATTTGATCTTGATGGGACTCTTTATCCTGAGATTGATATGAACTTGGCAATGTTACCTGAATTTTTAGGAAATATTAGGTTTTTTTTTGCTTTCAAAAGGGTAAGAAAGGAAATAAGAGTTTTACAAAGAGAAAAGAGTGAGCCTTCTAGTAGGGATAAATTAATGTCTATGCAGATTGAAATGCTTGCTGCGCGTTTGGGATTCAGCACGAGCAGGTGTGAATTTTTATTAAATAAGATTTATTATGGGGAGGCTTTTGGGAGCAAATTTAAAAGATTTAAGCCTTATTCTGGTGTACGTGATTTAATTTATTCTCTTAAAAATAGGGGAGTAAAACTGGGTGTGATGTCAGATTTTCCAATTGCAAACCGTGTAAGCAATCTGTTAGGCATTAAGGACGGATTTTGGGATATTCTTTATTCATCAGAAGATACTGGGTATTTAAAGCCGAGCAAAATGGCTTTCTTAAGGATTATGTATGAACTTGGTATACAAGGTAAGCATATCTTATATGTTGGGAATTCTTATGAGTATGATATTTTGGGTGCTGGTGGTGCTTTAATGAGAACAGCTTATTTGTCTGAGAAGAAATTATCAAATAACATGAAATGTGATTTTATTTTTAGTAACTATAAGGAGTTGCAAAAATATATACTTTTAAATATGTAG
- the rpsM gene encoding 30S ribosomal protein S13 gives MARIAGIDLPNDKQLQIALTSIYGIGRARALEVCRKTDISPDKKARDLDNNEINKLRKIVESDYVVEGKLRSELAMSIKRLMDIACYRGLRHRKGLPLRGQRTKTNARTRKGKRRTVANKKIAAK, from the coding sequence ATGGCTAGAATAGCAGGAATAGATTTACCTAATGATAAACAGCTTCAAATAGCTCTTACGTCTATTTATGGCATAGGAAGGGCTAGGGCTTTGGAGGTCTGCAGAAAGACAGATATTTCGCCAGATAAAAAGGCTAGGGATTTAGATAATAATGAAATTAATAAGCTTAGAAAGATAGTTGAAAGTGATTATGTTGTTGAAGGGAAGCTTAGAAGTGAGTTGGCTATGTCTATTAAGAGGCTTATGGATATTGCGTGTTATAGGGGGCTCAGGCATAGGAAAGGATTGCCTTTAAGGGGACAGAGAACTAAAACTAATGCGAGGACTAGGAAGGGCAAGCGAAGAACCGTGGCTAATAAGAAAATAGCTGCTAAGTAA
- the rny gene encoding ribonuclease Y gives MLYVTFSSILAVVVGVVLGFAIRVVLDRISLLNLGKKLEKIKEEAILEIDNEKKQIVSNAKAQMLKEKNQQDKEIRERRNEIFNLEKRLLQREETLDKRMSALDKQQSRIDSRVKEFEQKEKTIREKEVSLVKKLENISGLTKEEAKKIVIERVENEAKRDAQIIINKSEQEAQLLADKLSKDILVSTMQRMVTEVSSEFTIASVALPGDEMKGRIIGKEGRNIRVLETLIGADIIIDDTPEAVVISCFNPVRKEIAKRTLERLITDGRIHPARIEEVVHSVTNEINNIILEEGEKVVFDLNIHGLDKRLIRGLGRLYFRSSYGQNVLSHSKETAIIGEILAKEMKLDPVVVKRACLLHDIGKGMESISENSEGHAITGAELAQSCGESDIVVNAIAAHHNEIKPESLEAIVVQIADAISASRPGARRESLNNYINRLKRLEEIAYGFEGVQKCYAIQAGREVRIIVDNLLVNDEKATVLARNIAKKIEVEMRYPGKIKVTIIRETRVIEYAR, from the coding sequence ATGTTGTATGTTACTTTTTCTTCTATTCTTGCTGTCGTTGTAGGCGTTGTATTAGGGTTTGCGATAAGAGTTGTTTTAGATAGGATTTCTTTATTAAATTTAGGTAAGAAGCTAGAGAAGATAAAAGAAGAAGCAATTTTAGAGATAGACAATGAAAAAAAGCAGATTGTTTCGAATGCAAAAGCTCAGATGCTTAAAGAAAAGAATCAGCAGGATAAGGAAATAAGAGAACGAAGGAATGAGATTTTTAACTTAGAAAAAAGGTTATTACAGAGAGAGGAGACGCTGGACAAGAGAATGTCTGCTCTTGATAAGCAACAGAGTAGGATTGATTCTAGAGTTAAGGAATTTGAACAAAAAGAAAAGACGATACGAGAAAAAGAGGTTTCTTTGGTTAAGAAATTAGAAAATATTTCTGGCTTAACGAAGGAAGAAGCAAAAAAGATCGTCATTGAGAGAGTTGAAAATGAGGCTAAAAGAGATGCCCAGATTATTATCAATAAAAGTGAGCAGGAGGCACAGCTTTTAGCAGATAAGCTTTCAAAGGATATATTGGTTTCTACCATGCAGCGCATGGTTACAGAGGTTAGCTCTGAATTTACTATCGCTTCTGTTGCATTACCTGGCGATGAGATGAAAGGCAGGATAATTGGTAAGGAGGGGCGCAATATTAGGGTACTTGAAACATTAATAGGGGCGGATATCATTATTGATGATACTCCTGAAGCTGTTGTTATATCTTGTTTTAATCCAGTAAGGAAGGAAATAGCTAAAAGAACTCTTGAACGACTTATTACAGATGGAAGAATTCACCCTGCAAGAATTGAAGAAGTTGTACATAGTGTTACTAATGAAATAAATAATATTATTCTTGAAGAAGGGGAGAAAGTAGTATTTGATTTGAATATTCATGGACTTGATAAGAGGCTTATTAGGGGGCTTGGTAGGCTTTACTTTAGAAGTAGCTATGGGCAAAATGTTTTAAGTCACTCAAAAGAAACAGCAATAATAGGTGAAATTCTAGCTAAAGAGATGAAATTGGATCCTGTTGTTGTAAAGAGAGCATGTCTTTTGCATGACATTGGTAAGGGCATGGAAAGTATTTCCGAAAATAGTGAGGGGCATGCTATTACGGGAGCTGAGCTTGCGCAAAGCTGTGGAGAGAGTGATATTGTTGTTAATGCTATTGCTGCCCATCATAATGAAATAAAACCGGAGAGCCTTGAGGCTATTGTTGTTCAAATAGCAGATGCTATTTCTGCATCTCGTCCCGGTGCAAGACGTGAAAGTTTGAATAATTATATAAACAGGCTGAAAAGACTAGAAGAAATTGCTTATGGATTTGAGGGCGTTCAAAAATGTTATGCAATTCAGGCTGGGCGTGAAGTTAGGATTATTGTTGATAATTTATTGGTTAATGATGAGAAAGCCACTGTGCTTGCAAGGAACATTGCAAAGAAAATAGAAGTTGAGATGAGATATCCTGGTAAAATTAAAGTTACTATTATTCGAGAAACCAGAGTTATTGAATATGCAAGATAG
- a CDS encoding TIGR00282 family metallophosphoesterase: MQDSDIIRTLIIGDIIGDSGLKKVFFNLKILKDKYNVDLVIANGENSSGGFGITTEIADNLFKAGVNVVTTGNHVYSDYSIKEYLNKQKCILRPNNFSDLLEGHGYCILSVRNEKVAVVNIQGFLGMTFIVKNPFENIKKFVNMIGNKVKTIFVDFHAESNYEKESFGYFLDGLVTGVVGTHTHIMTQDERILEKGTAYISDLGMTGSLNSVIGFSPEISLKGLLEYVSLRTEVVEDNVIIQGVVITSDIKTGRALKIERIQR, translated from the coding sequence ATGCAAGATAGTGACATTATTAGAACTTTAATAATTGGGGACATAATAGGTGATTCGGGGTTGAAAAAGGTTTTTTTTAACCTCAAGATCCTTAAAGATAAATATAACGTAGATCTCGTTATTGCTAATGGGGAAAATTCATCTGGTGGGTTTGGAATTACCACAGAGATAGCGGATAATCTTTTTAAAGCTGGTGTTAATGTTGTTACTACAGGTAATCATGTCTATTCTGACTATAGTATAAAAGAATATTTAAATAAGCAGAAATGTATTTTAAGACCAAATAATTTTTCAGATTTACTTGAAGGGCATGGCTATTGTATTTTAAGTGTCAGAAATGAAAAGGTTGCTGTTGTAAATATTCAAGGGTTTTTAGGGATGACTTTTATTGTTAAAAACCCTTTTGAAAATATAAAGAAGTTTGTAAATATGATCGGGAATAAGGTCAAAACTATTTTTGTTGATTTTCATGCTGAGAGTAATTATGAAAAAGAGAGCTTTGGATATTTCTTAGATGGGCTTGTCACGGGAGTTGTTGGCACTCACACGCACATAATGACTCAAGACGAGAGAATTTTAGAAAAGGGAACTGCTTATATTAGTGATCTTGGTATGACAGGTAGTTTAAATTCTGTAATAGGATTTAGTCCGGAAATTTCTCTTAAGGGGTTGCTTGAATATGTATCCTTACGGACAGAGGTTGTTGAGGATAATGTGATTATACAAGGGGTTGTTATTACTTCTGATATAAAGACAGGACGTGCTTTAAAGATTGAGAGAATACAGAGATAG
- a CDS encoding TlyA family RNA methyltransferase — MREYRDSLLNLLCQSYPNLTRDELRILILTGSVYVNSHKELNPKVLLVKSSAISLIRAESNQFVSRGGGKLLEALESFEISVQGKICVDVGASTGGFTDCLLQKGALLVYAVDVGFNQLSYKLRVDPRVRVYEKTNIFDIKKFDISPNLAVVDVSFRSAVGVCVDLINKLSDGFIIALIKPQFELKELDLDIKDFSGVVDTRYLTKILDKVIRKFHDNNLQVKNILKLEIKGRKGNQEFMFLITNNDVSGLSQSLELLQSIND, encoded by the coding sequence TTGAGAGAATACAGAGATAGTTTACTTAATTTACTTTGTCAAAGTTACCCTAATTTGACAAGAGATGAGTTAAGAATATTAATTTTGACTGGAAGTGTGTATGTCAATTCGCATAAAGAGCTCAACCCTAAGGTTTTGCTGGTAAAGAGTAGTGCAATAAGTTTAATACGAGCCGAGTCTAATCAGTTTGTGTCAAGAGGAGGAGGTAAACTTTTAGAAGCATTGGAATCGTTTGAAATTTCAGTTCAAGGTAAAATCTGTGTTGATGTTGGAGCTTCAACAGGTGGGTTTACGGATTGTCTTTTGCAAAAAGGAGCCTTGTTGGTTTATGCTGTTGATGTTGGATTTAATCAGCTTTCTTATAAATTGCGAGTTGATCCAAGGGTTAGAGTTTATGAGAAGACTAATATATTTGATATTAAAAAATTTGACATATCTCCCAACTTAGCTGTTGTTGATGTTTCTTTCAGGTCTGCGGTTGGCGTATGCGTAGATTTGATTAATAAGCTTTCTGATGGGTTTATCATTGCTCTTATTAAGCCTCAGTTTGAACTTAAAGAATTGGATTTAGACATAAAAGATTTTAGTGGCGTGGTTGATACTAGATATTTGACTAAAATATTAGACAAGGTAATTAGGAAATTTCATGACAACAACTTACAAGTTAAAAACATTCTGAAACTTGAAATCAAGGGAAGAAAGGGAAATCAAGAATTTATGTTTTTAATTACTAATAACGACGTATCAGGACTTAGCCAGTCTCTTGAATTGCTTCAAAGTATTAATGATTGA
- the rpsK gene encoding 30S ribosomal protein S11, giving the protein MSAKLSTNKKRVKRTIGEGNVYIQATFNNTIVTVSDIKGNTLAWASAGGMGFKGAKKSTPYAAQMTAESALGKVKDFGINYVNVFVKGPGIGRESAIRAVGSTGMVVKSISDVTPIPHNGCRPKKTRRV; this is encoded by the coding sequence TTGAGCGCAAAATTATCGACTAACAAAAAAAGAGTAAAGAGGACTATTGGAGAGGGTAATGTTTATATACAAGCTACTTTTAATAACACGATCGTAACTGTGTCGGACATAAAGGGTAATACTTTAGCTTGGGCAAGTGCTGGGGGGATGGGATTTAAGGGAGCTAAGAAATCGACTCCTTATGCTGCTCAGATGACTGCTGAGTCTGCTTTGGGCAAGGTCAAGGATTTTGGCATTAATTATGTAAATGTCTTTGTGAAAGGGCCAGGGATTGGTAGAGAGTCTGCTATACGTGCTGTTGGATCAACTGGTATGGTTGTGAAGTCAATCTCAGATGTAACTCCGATACCGCATAATGGGTGTAGACCTAAGAAAACGAGACGAGTTTAA
- the der gene encoding ribosome biogenesis GTPase Der, with protein sequence MVGRPNVGKSTLFNKLLNSKRSITDETYGVTRDLIKEICEVDSCKFYLVDTGGFTLLRDEISKIVVDKVINSLDGADLILLVLDVNEMLAEDYELIERLRKYSDKIVLVLNKIDGQSKESLAYEFQKLGFKKRFLVSAARGKGINYLRGFLRDSIGKLSSGDESDENIDIKIGIIGKPNSGKSTLINFLSGHEVSIVSHEAGTTRDFVKTKFKRDGKTFEIIDTAGIRRRSRVDELIERYSVSRALRVIDRVDVVFLLIDTNEDLTAQDKKIAHYATKKGKGIVIVFTKWDCVEVKKGYFEAVKDRVNFFFPILNFAPILRISVHGRIGLDSLFKEAIKLRKQLELKVNTADLNKMLNLWIKDYHLNITHKVKYITQVSVNPIKFVLFANKITNFPNSYYNYLINNIRKIGYANIPILMEIRERARSSR encoded by the coding sequence ATTGTAGGCAGACCAAATGTTGGGAAATCCACTTTGTTTAATAAGCTTTTAAATTCAAAGAGAAGCATTACTGATGAAACTTATGGAGTTACCAGAGATTTGATTAAAGAGATTTGCGAGGTTGATTCTTGTAAATTCTATTTGGTGGATACTGGCGGATTTACCCTTTTGAGGGATGAAATTAGCAAGATTGTGGTTGATAAGGTTATAAACTCGCTTGATGGTGCTGATTTGATTTTGCTTGTGTTAGATGTCAATGAAATGCTAGCAGAAGATTATGAGCTTATTGAAAGACTGAGGAAATATAGTGATAAGATAGTCTTAGTATTAAATAAAATAGATGGGCAGAGTAAGGAATCTTTGGCTTATGAGTTTCAAAAATTGGGATTTAAGAAGAGATTTTTAGTTAGTGCGGCTCGTGGAAAAGGTATTAATTATTTAAGGGGATTTTTAAGAGATTCAATTGGTAAATTATCGAGTGGTGATGAAAGTGACGAAAATATTGATATTAAAATCGGTATTATAGGTAAGCCAAATTCAGGCAAGTCCACTCTTATTAACTTTTTATCAGGACATGAGGTCTCTATTGTTTCTCATGAAGCAGGGACTACAAGAGATTTTGTTAAGACGAAATTTAAAAGAGATGGAAAGACGTTCGAAATTATTGACACAGCTGGAATAAGGAGAAGATCAAGGGTAGATGAACTTATTGAGCGTTATTCTGTAAGTAGAGCTTTAAGAGTGATTGATAGGGTAGATGTTGTCTTTTTATTAATTGATACTAATGAGGACTTAACAGCTCAAGATAAGAAAATTGCTCACTATGCAACTAAGAAGGGAAAGGGCATTGTAATTGTATTTACCAAGTGGGATTGTGTAGAGGTCAAGAAAGGTTATTTTGAAGCCGTAAAGGATCGTGTTAATTTCTTTTTTCCGATTTTAAACTTTGCTCCCATATTAAGAATATCCGTTCATGGGAGGATAGGTTTGGATAGTCTTTTTAAGGAAGCAATTAAATTAAGAAAACAACTTGAACTTAAGGTCAATACTGCTGATTTGAATAAAATGTTAAATTTGTGGATTAAGGATTACCACCTAAATATCACGCACAAGGTAAAGTACATAACTCAGGTTAGTGTTAATCCCATCAAGTTTGTTTTATTTGCTAATAAAATTACTAATTTCCCAAATTCTTACTATAATTATTTAATAAATAATATTCGTAAAATTGGGTATGCAAATATTCCGATTCTAATGGAAATTAGAGAAAGGGCAAGAAGCTCAAGGTGA
- the rplQ gene encoding 50S ribosomal protein L17, producing MKTRVGFNRLDRKSSHRKALLRNMVISLFRHERITSTKVKLGEVKRFAEKLITRAKVDSVHNRREVSKFIHDKYILNKLFVNISPIFKERKGGYTRVIKLGRRYGDAAEMAILELVDKTLEEK from the coding sequence ATGAAGACCAGAGTAGGATTTAATAGATTAGACAGGAAGTCAAGCCACAGGAAGGCGCTTTTGAGGAATATGGTAATTTCTCTTTTTAGGCACGAAAGGATAACTTCTACCAAAGTTAAGTTGGGTGAAGTCAAAAGATTTGCTGAGAAATTAATTACTAGAGCGAAGGTAGATAGCGTGCATAACAGGAGAGAAGTTTCAAAGTTTATACACGACAAGTATATTCTTAATAAGTTATTTGTCAATATATCCCCCATTTTTAAAGAAAGAAAGGGCGGTTATACTAGGGTTATTAAACTAGGGCGTAGATATGGGGATGCTGCTGAGATGGCTATTCTTGAGCTAGTTGATAAAACCTTGGAAGAAAAGTAA
- a CDS encoding GerMN domain-containing protein — protein MPIMDGYQVKKRKKRVRRRRGSLSKTDVFLVLFAIFATGLCLLLIVKNSLIKNIFNDRIAGYENFEFDSSKPSKVIEAELDNTKRETVKILSDEKFLIKPPEIQKIEEEFKHQQQKLSKKKKVVKLYFIKVTTEGHFLKQDIKRTIHYDKNILEETLKALINGPNEYELKNNYLSLIPINTKILNLSISDGIAHINLSKEFYENSFGVEGTINQVNQIILTCLEIQGINGITLRIENNPIILEDLNLNFSGILDKKTF, from the coding sequence ATGCCAATTATGGACGGATATCAGGTGAAGAAGAGGAAGAAAAGGGTTAGACGCAGAAGAGGTAGTCTTAGCAAAACGGATGTGTTCCTGGTCCTGTTTGCCATTTTTGCTACGGGCCTTTGTTTGTTACTAATAGTTAAGAATTCATTAATTAAGAACATATTTAATGATAGAATTGCTGGTTATGAAAACTTTGAATTTGATTCATCAAAACCTAGCAAAGTAATAGAGGCCGAGCTAGATAATACAAAAAGAGAAACTGTTAAGATACTTAGTGATGAAAAATTTTTAATCAAACCTCCTGAGATACAAAAAATTGAAGAAGAATTTAAGCACCAACAACAAAAACTTTCAAAAAAGAAAAAAGTGGTTAAGCTGTACTTCATAAAAGTTACTACTGAGGGGCATTTTTTAAAGCAAGACATTAAAAGAACTATTCACTATGACAAAAATATTCTTGAAGAGACACTAAAAGCACTTATTAACGGTCCGAATGAATATGAACTTAAAAATAACTATCTAAGTTTAATTCCTATTAATACTAAAATATTGAATTTAAGCATAAGTGACGGCATTGCTCACATCAACCTATCTAAGGAATTTTATGAAAATAGCTTTGGAGTAGAGGGAACAATCAACCAAGTAAACCAAATCATCTTAACATGCCTTGAAATCCAAGGCATTAATGGAATAACCTTAAGAATTGAAAATAATCCAATAATACTTGAAGATTTAAACTTAAATTTCTCGGGCATTCTAGATAAGAAAACATTTTAA
- the rpmJ gene encoding 50S ribosomal protein L36, whose protein sequence is MKVRVSVKPICEKCKVIKRKGVLRIICDNLKHKQRQK, encoded by the coding sequence ATGAAAGTTAGGGTAAGTGTGAAGCCGATTTGTGAAAAATGTAAGGTAATAAAGAGGAAGGGTGTTTTAAGGATTATTTGTGATAACCTTAAGCACAAACAAAGGCAAAAATAA
- the secY gene encoding preprotein translocase subunit SecY, producing MKDLFFNLFSIKDLRTKFLFTLSILFIFRVGSYLPIPGINPVALRSYFKAQADFSITNYFDFFSGGAFSNFSVFMLGVGPYISASIIIQLLVYSFPSLKRVQEGDGGRKRIKKYTKYLTIIAAVAQGYATSLYARSIPGALNMPFNRYIFIAILTVTAGTFILLWLGEQVNQRGIGNGVSLIIFSGIVVRLQAALFNLFQGMRDPSQNINPVFVILVLGVFVVVVVLIVYEYKAQRRIAIHYARANSRSAVSSYLPIKLNPSGVLPVIFASVLITLPLQILSGFAEASALARQVLSYLRPNGLYYTLLNVVLIVGFTYFYSKIQLSPKDISNNIRKNGGTIPGIKADEMEGYLDGIMNRTLFSGSIFLSIIAIIPFLVQTIFRFPYDVSRIMGSSSLLIMVGVALDTLIQIDAYLKTRGVSSGNDKRSAFLQKI from the coding sequence ATGAAAGATTTGTTTTTCAATTTGTTTAGTATTAAGGATTTAAGGACTAAGTTTTTATTTACTCTGTCTATTCTTTTTATTTTTAGGGTTGGTTCGTATTTGCCAATACCGGGAATAAATCCTGTGGCTCTTAGGAGTTATTTTAAGGCGCAGGCGGATTTTTCAATCACTAATTATTTTGATTTTTTTTCAGGCGGTGCTTTTAGTAATTTTTCTGTGTTTATGCTTGGTGTAGGTCCTTATATATCAGCCTCGATTATCATACAGCTTCTCGTTTATTCTTTCCCTTCTCTTAAGAGAGTGCAGGAGGGTGACGGAGGCAGGAAAAGGATTAAGAAATATACAAAATATTTAACGATTATCGCGGCTGTAGCCCAGGGGTATGCTACTAGTCTTTATGCTAGAAGTATTCCAGGTGCACTTAATATGCCTTTTAACAGATATATTTTTATTGCTATTTTGACGGTTACGGCAGGGACTTTTATACTTTTGTGGCTTGGTGAACAAGTCAATCAAAGGGGAATTGGGAATGGTGTGTCTTTGATAATTTTTTCAGGAATAGTAGTAAGACTGCAGGCGGCTTTGTTTAATTTGTTTCAGGGGATGAGAGACCCATCTCAAAATATTAATCCCGTTTTTGTGATATTGGTTTTAGGCGTTTTTGTTGTGGTAGTAGTGCTGATTGTATATGAGTATAAGGCACAAAGAAGAATTGCTATACACTATGCTAGAGCAAATTCAAGGAGTGCTGTGAGTTCATACTTGCCAATAAAACTTAATCCATCAGGTGTTTTACCTGTCATTTTTGCGTCTGTTCTCATTACTTTGCCCTTGCAGATTTTGAGTGGGTTTGCTGAAGCTTCTGCGCTTGCAAGACAGGTTTTGTCCTATTTAAGACCCAATGGACTTTATTATACTTTATTGAATGTAGTCTTAATAGTAGGGTTTACATATTTTTATTCAAAAATACAATTGAGTCCAAAAGATATAAGCAATAATATTAGGAAAAATGGAGGCACTATTCCAGGAATAAAGGCGGATGAAATGGAGGGTTATTTGGATGGTATCATGAATAGAACACTGTTTTCGGGTTCTATTTTTTTGTCTATTATTGCAATAATTCCATTTTTGGTGCAGACTATTTTCAGATTCCCGTATGATGTCTCAAGGATTATGGGTAGTTCTTCGTTGTTGATTATGGTGGGAGTAGCTCTTGATACGTTGATTCAGATTGATGCTTATTTAAAGACTCGGGGGGTATCTAGTGGAAATGATAAAAGGAGTGCTTTTTTACAAAAAATTTAG
- a CDS encoding DNA-directed RNA polymerase subunit alpha gives MSLDKLLKDFTIPDRIEFLRGEDDGSYGKFVIYPFEKGFGVTIGNTLRRVLLSSIEGYAISAMRIQSNQGGSSRAVSSEFDLIPGVVEDTLEVIANIKNIHLKLDKGINSTVISFSVNGRDTNVLKASDFEREGVEVLNKDLVIATLSGDASLDFEFQVNYGRGYVSSEHNAKYLEEVNTIALDSIFSPIEKVSYSIEDTRVGQRSDYDKLIMEIWTTGVISANDAIRKAASVVREFLLPLVNFEDKIVQSLEDSELKDSDLLSMSVKKLDLSVRSLNCLTKENVKTLGELISKTSEELSKARNFGKKSLEEIIEKLSVYGLFLGMAKTEAIKVLNKNDKISK, from the coding sequence ATGTCTTTAGATAAACTTTTGAAAGATTTTACTATACCTGATAGAATTGAGTTTTTAAGGGGAGAGGACGATGGTTCCTATGGGAAATTCGTAATATATCCTTTTGAGAAAGGGTTTGGCGTTACCATTGGAAATACTTTGAGGCGTGTTTTGTTGTCTTCTATTGAGGGATACGCTATATCTGCTATGCGAATTCAATCCAACCAGGGGGGATCTTCGAGGGCTGTTTCAAGTGAGTTTGATTTAATACCTGGAGTTGTGGAAGATACGCTTGAAGTAATTGCTAATATTAAAAATATCCATTTAAAGTTAGATAAGGGGATTAATAGTACGGTTATAAGCTTTTCTGTTAATGGTAGGGATACTAACGTTTTAAAGGCTTCTGATTTTGAAAGAGAGGGTGTTGAGGTATTGAATAAAGATTTGGTCATTGCTACGCTTTCAGGTGATGCAAGTTTGGATTTTGAGTTTCAAGTTAATTATGGGAGAGGCTATGTTTCTTCTGAACACAATGCTAAGTATTTGGAAGAAGTTAATACTATTGCACTTGATTCTATATTTTCTCCAATAGAAAAGGTGTCGTACTCTATTGAGGACACTAGAGTAGGGCAACGATCTGATTATGATAAGCTCATTATGGAAATATGGACAACGGGTGTGATTAGTGCTAATGATGCTATAAGGAAGGCTGCTTCTGTCGTGCGAGAGTTTTTACTTCCATTGGTAAATTTCGAGGATAAGATTGTTCAATCGCTTGAGGATTCTGAATTGAAAGATTCTGATTTGCTTAGTATGAGTGTCAAGAAGTTAGATTTATCTGTTAGATCCTTAAATTGTTTGACTAAGGAAAATGTTAAAACTTTGGGAGAGCTCATTAGTAAGACTTCGGAAGAACTTTCAAAAGCAAGAAACTTTGGGAAAAAAAGTTTAGAAGAAATAATTGAAAAGCTTAGTGTTTATGGGTTATTTTTAGGGATGGCTAAGACAGAGGCTATTAAAGTATTAAACAAAAACGATAAAATATCTAAGTAA